The following are from one region of the Polyangiaceae bacterium genome:
- the polA gene encoding DNA polymerase I: protein MASKLFDAGAPDVLYLVDLSGYILRAYHALPELTSSRGEPTHATLGTVTMLERLVRERRPALLAVAMDSGRDTFRRELYAEYKAHRPPAPDDLKIQMKRAGELVEAFGIPVLKQKGVEADDLIASAVRDARSHGLRVVILAADKDLMQLVGDDVVMWDTMRDRVFGPPEVEERFGIPVAKLRDLLALMGDSSDNVPGVPHVGPKTARDLLLEYGSLEGVYEHVDEIKKKKLKENLTENKDQAFLSQKLVTLKDDCVIDFDLEALRYGGRDTERLRELYAELDFQRQLSALDSAPEPKPAAPSPPPAPVEQHYGAVVTQAELAELAARIEAAGRVAVSPILAASQKPTSELAGLAFATAPGVASYVPLSLRILGGPAPLSVAEVADALGSALSQQKIQKIAHGLEPLEVALRWNGLPFGAGTLDTEVALYLLDPETRHDLDHAAKRDLGLDLPPREALTKPARGKSFDLDEVDLADATAFAAARADAVLRLADHVRRRIDDEGLAKILDDIERPLSAVLAKMELAGVLVDTQRLAELGKQVEKDLARLEQEAHQIAGKPFNVNSPRQLETLLFDELGLKPLKRTKTSRSTDAATLEALADEHPLPKIILEIRQLSKLKGTYIDALPALVEKKTGRIHTSWEQAVAATGRLSSTDPNLQNIPIRSELGREIRAAFVAPPGHLIVSADYSQIELRVLAHLSEDPVLLDAFRNEQDIHTRTAMEIFQLSPDAVTAEHRRRAKAVNFGIIYGQGESGLAKSLGIPRKEAAEFIAAYFERYQGVRKFMDDTLSGARASDAVHTLLGRRRLIPDIKSGNRARRLAAERIAMNAPIQGTAADLLKLAMLAVAEPVTPGTRMVLTVHDELVFEVPEAEVEDAKKRVKKAMEGVYPLSVPLVVDVGAGDSWKDAH from the coding sequence ATGGCCTCCAAGCTCTTCGACGCCGGCGCCCCGGACGTACTCTACCTGGTGGACCTCTCCGGCTACATCCTCCGCGCGTATCACGCCCTCCCGGAGCTCACCAGCAGCCGCGGCGAGCCCACCCACGCAACGTTGGGAACCGTGACCATGCTGGAACGGCTGGTCCGCGAGCGGCGGCCGGCCCTGTTGGCGGTAGCCATGGATTCCGGGAGAGACACCTTCCGGCGCGAGCTCTACGCGGAGTACAAAGCCCACCGTCCGCCGGCGCCGGACGATCTCAAGATCCAGATGAAGCGCGCCGGCGAGCTGGTCGAGGCGTTTGGCATCCCGGTGCTCAAGCAGAAAGGCGTGGAAGCCGACGACTTGATCGCCAGCGCCGTCCGCGACGCCCGCAGCCACGGCCTGCGCGTCGTGATCCTGGCGGCGGACAAGGACTTGATGCAGCTCGTCGGGGACGACGTCGTGATGTGGGACACGATGCGGGACCGGGTGTTCGGCCCACCCGAGGTGGAAGAACGCTTCGGCATTCCGGTCGCGAAGCTCCGCGACCTCCTGGCCTTGATGGGCGACAGCTCCGACAACGTGCCCGGCGTTCCCCACGTCGGGCCCAAGACGGCGCGCGACTTGTTGCTCGAGTACGGCAGCCTGGAAGGGGTGTACGAGCACGTCGACGAGATCAAGAAGAAGAAGCTCAAGGAGAACCTGACGGAGAACAAGGATCAGGCCTTCCTGAGCCAGAAGCTGGTCACCCTCAAGGACGACTGCGTCATCGACTTCGATCTCGAAGCCCTGCGCTACGGCGGACGCGATACCGAGCGCCTGCGAGAGCTCTACGCGGAGCTCGACTTCCAGCGCCAGCTGTCGGCTCTCGACAGCGCGCCGGAACCCAAGCCGGCGGCCCCCTCCCCGCCTCCAGCGCCGGTGGAGCAGCACTACGGTGCGGTGGTGACGCAGGCCGAGCTCGCCGAGCTGGCGGCGCGCATCGAAGCCGCCGGCCGCGTGGCGGTGAGCCCGATCCTGGCCGCGAGCCAGAAGCCGACGAGCGAGCTGGCGGGCCTCGCCTTCGCCACCGCGCCGGGGGTCGCGAGCTACGTGCCGCTCTCGCTCCGGATCTTGGGGGGGCCCGCGCCGCTGTCCGTCGCCGAGGTCGCCGACGCGCTCGGTTCCGCGCTGTCCCAACAAAAAATCCAAAAGATCGCCCATGGCCTCGAGCCCTTGGAGGTGGCCTTGCGCTGGAACGGGCTGCCCTTCGGCGCCGGCACGCTGGACACCGAAGTGGCGCTCTACTTGCTCGACCCCGAGACTCGCCACGATCTCGATCACGCGGCCAAGCGCGACCTGGGCCTCGACCTGCCACCGCGGGAAGCGCTGACCAAACCCGCGCGCGGCAAGAGCTTCGATCTGGACGAGGTGGATCTCGCCGATGCCACGGCCTTCGCAGCGGCGCGTGCGGATGCCGTGTTGCGACTCGCGGACCACGTGCGGCGACGCATCGACGACGAGGGCCTCGCCAAGATCCTCGACGACATCGAACGTCCGCTCTCGGCGGTGCTGGCCAAGATGGAGCTCGCGGGAGTGCTGGTCGACACCCAGCGCCTGGCGGAGCTCGGCAAGCAGGTAGAAAAGGATCTCGCTCGCCTGGAGCAGGAGGCCCATCAGATTGCCGGCAAGCCCTTCAACGTGAACTCGCCGCGGCAGCTCGAAACGCTGCTCTTCGACGAGCTGGGGCTCAAGCCGCTGAAGCGCACCAAGACCAGCCGCTCCACCGACGCCGCCACCCTGGAGGCGCTGGCGGACGAGCATCCCCTGCCCAAGATCATCCTCGAGATCCGCCAGCTTTCGAAGCTGAAGGGCACCTACATCGATGCCCTGCCCGCCCTCGTCGAGAAGAAGACGGGGCGCATCCACACCAGCTGGGAACAGGCCGTCGCCGCCACCGGGCGGTTGAGCTCGACCGATCCCAACCTGCAGAACATCCCGATTCGGAGCGAGCTCGGGCGGGAAATCCGCGCCGCCTTCGTGGCGCCGCCGGGTCACCTGATAGTGAGCGCGGACTACTCGCAGATCGAGCTTCGCGTGCTCGCGCATCTTTCCGAGGATCCCGTCCTGCTCGACGCGTTCCGGAACGAGCAGGACATCCACACGCGCACGGCGATGGAGATCTTCCAGCTCTCGCCGGACGCCGTGACCGCCGAGCATCGTCGCCGCGCGAAGGCGGTGAACTTCGGGATCATCTACGGCCAGGGCGAGAGCGGCTTGGCCAAGAGCCTCGGCATTCCCCGCAAGGAAGCCGCGGAGTTCATCGCCGCCTACTTCGAGCGCTACCAGGGCGTGCGCAAATTCATGGATGACACCCTCAGCGGCGCCCGCGCCAGCGATGCCGTGCACACGCTGCTCGGTCGCCGCCGTTTGATCCCCGACATCAAGAGCGGCAACCGCGCCCGTCGCCTCGCGGCGGAGCGCATCGCCATGAACGCCCCCATCCAGGGCACGGCCGCGGACTTGCTCAAGCTCGCGATGCTGGCGGTCGCCGAACCCGTGACGCCCGGCACCCGCATGGTGCTCACGGTGCACGACGAGCTGGTGTTCGAGGTCCCCGAGGCCGAGGTGGAAGACGCCAAAAAGCGCGTCAAGAAGGCGATGGAAGGCGTGTACCCGCTGTCCGTGCCCCTGGTCGTGGACGTGGGCGCCGGCGACAGCTGGAAGGACGCGCACTGA
- a CDS encoding glycosyltransferase, translating to MSTDPHISIVIPVYNEEAILHAAVVDLRERLSPLGWQYEIILAENGSRDRTVEIARQLRDKYPEIRVLSVGEPNYGKALRQGILDARGTLVLCDEIDLCDTDFHQRAVEILDAERADMVIGSKLIGGAEDERPFFRHAASVVYTGMLRTLLGFRGTDTHGLKAFRRSRLLSVVEACLVEKDVFASELVIRAYRRKLEVVEIPIRVMEKRPPSINLFKRVPNVLKSVAKLTWAIRIRG from the coding sequence ATGAGCACCGACCCCCACATTTCCATCGTCATCCCCGTCTACAACGAGGAAGCCATCCTGCACGCCGCGGTCGTGGATCTGCGCGAGCGCTTGAGCCCCCTCGGTTGGCAGTACGAGATCATCCTGGCCGAAAACGGTTCCCGCGATCGCACCGTGGAGATCGCACGCCAGCTGCGCGACAAGTACCCGGAAATCCGCGTGCTATCCGTGGGCGAGCCGAACTACGGCAAGGCGCTGCGGCAGGGCATTCTCGACGCCCGTGGCACGCTGGTGCTGTGTGACGAAATCGATCTGTGCGACACCGACTTCCACCAGCGCGCCGTGGAGATCCTGGATGCCGAGCGCGCCGACATGGTCATCGGCTCCAAGCTCATCGGCGGCGCCGAGGACGAGCGCCCGTTCTTTCGCCATGCCGCGAGCGTGGTGTACACCGGCATGCTGCGCACGTTGCTCGGCTTCCGCGGCACGGACACCCATGGCCTCAAGGCATTTCGTCGCTCCCGGCTGCTCTCGGTGGTGGAAGCCTGCTTGGTGGAAAAGGACGTGTTCGCCTCCGAGCTCGTGATCCGCGCCTACCGCCGCAAGCTCGAGGTCGTGGAGATCCCGATCCGCGTGATGGAAAAGCGTCCGCCGTCGATCAATCTGTTCAAGCGCGTCCCCAACGTGCTGAAGAGCGTCGCCAAGCTCACCTGGGCCATCCGGATCAGGGGCTGA
- a CDS encoding HAD family hydrolase, whose product MPRAALFDMDRTLVRVDTATLYVRYQRDIGEVGTRDVLRVGWWLLKYTFGVIDAEKVARQALSAYRGKREDWMIERCEGWFSEYVLPHVADAGRQAVQRHRDAGDVLVIVTGGTPYAARPLARELGIDHVVCTELMVDDDGRFTGQMDPPMCYGAGKIERTLRIAEAQGFCLDDATFYSDSITDLPLLERVQRPVIVNPDARLRRLARRRGWPIERW is encoded by the coding sequence ATGCCCCGGGCCGCTCTCTTCGACATGGATCGCACGCTGGTGCGGGTGGACACCGCCACGCTGTACGTGCGCTACCAGCGTGACATCGGTGAGGTCGGCACCCGGGACGTGCTGCGCGTGGGCTGGTGGCTCCTCAAGTACACCTTCGGCGTGATCGACGCGGAAAAGGTCGCGCGCCAAGCGCTCTCGGCCTACCGCGGCAAGCGCGAAGACTGGATGATCGAGCGTTGCGAAGGGTGGTTCTCGGAGTACGTCTTGCCGCACGTGGCGGACGCGGGTCGCCAGGCCGTGCAGCGTCATCGCGACGCCGGCGACGTGCTCGTGATCGTCACCGGCGGCACACCCTATGCCGCGCGCCCGCTGGCTCGGGAGCTCGGTATCGATCACGTGGTGTGCACCGAGCTCATGGTGGACGACGACGGCCGCTTCACCGGTCAGATGGATCCGCCCATGTGTTACGGCGCCGGCAAGATCGAGCGCACCCTGCGCATCGCCGAAGCGCAGGGCTTCTGCCTCGACGACGCCACCTTCTACAGCGACAGCATCACGGATCTGCCGCTCCTCGAGCGCGTGCAGCGCCCGGTCATCGTCAACCCCGACGCGCGGCTCCGACGCTTGGCCCGCCGCCGGGGCTGGCCCATCGAGCGCTGGTAG
- the hrpB gene encoding ATP-dependent helicase HrpB encodes MRRQRVAGLAARCFCYISATVPSLPIDPLLDEIVRTLARDRAVVIEAPPGAGKTTRVPPALLDAGVLGSGEVLVSEPRRLAARLAARHVAAERGETLGESVGYSVRFEDVSSARTRVRFVTEGVLVRRLLADPELRGVSAVILDEAHERNLATDLSLALLARLRKTSRPDLMLAAMSATLDGEPVARFLGDCPRIRSQGRSFEVTIEHASAPDDRPLELQVVSAVRALVSGGDVLVFLPGAGEIRRAQSALSALAEKERLLVLPLHGNASVDEQNRAVEPAERRKVILSTNVAESSVTIDGVTAVVDSGLARVATHSPWSGLSKLSVQKVSRASAIQRAGRAGRTAPGRVIRLYTRGDFQARPEQDKPEIERADLSELELVLHGSGVGDAGAVEWLTPPPAAALGAARTLLSDLGAVTDAKVTDVGRRMLDFPLHPRLSRLLVEGEARGVAKRAALVAALLSERDIRSGARTSFGGGQALDGARGPSDVLELVDRFEEAAEARFSRSVIGAARLDAGAVRAVERARKQLARLVRERGPELHGSEEEDDALRLCILSAFVDRVAKRLGPGRRDLALSGGGTAKLSEASVVHDAELMVAVDVEGGALRGGAVVRLASAVEPEWLLDSERLQELDTVEWNASAERAERVTRLSYGAVVLEETRAVAPPSDAASALVLRAALARGTGQYAARAGLDGFLARLALLGEALPEAAFPELGPKPIEHALEAASAGVVSLAELDAGDPTLALFHELSPDQQRLLREQAPEHVTLFGGRSVEVHYEAGKPPWIASRLQDFFGMADGPRVAKGRVPVTLHLLAPNRRAVQVTSDLAGFWERHYPALRRELGRRYPKHSWPEDGRSAKPPAPGRLR; translated from the coding sequence ATGCGCCGGCAGAGGGTAGCGGGTTTGGCGGCGCGGTGCTTTTGCTATATCTCGGCGACGGTGCCGTCCCTGCCCATCGATCCACTGCTCGACGAGATCGTGCGGACCCTCGCGCGCGATCGAGCGGTGGTCATCGAGGCGCCGCCCGGAGCGGGCAAGACCACGCGTGTGCCGCCGGCGCTGCTCGATGCTGGCGTGCTCGGCTCCGGGGAGGTGCTGGTCAGCGAACCCCGGCGCTTGGCGGCGCGGCTCGCGGCAAGGCACGTGGCGGCGGAGCGCGGCGAGACGCTGGGCGAGAGCGTGGGCTACAGCGTGCGCTTCGAGGACGTCTCCAGCGCCCGTACCCGCGTGCGCTTCGTGACCGAAGGCGTCCTGGTGCGGCGCCTGCTCGCGGATCCGGAGCTCCGAGGCGTGAGCGCAGTGATCCTGGACGAAGCCCACGAGCGCAACCTGGCGACGGACCTCTCCCTCGCCTTGCTCGCGCGACTGCGCAAGACGTCACGACCGGATCTGATGCTGGCAGCGATGAGCGCGACCCTCGACGGCGAGCCGGTCGCGCGCTTTTTGGGTGATTGTCCGCGGATCCGCAGCCAGGGACGGAGCTTCGAGGTGACCATCGAGCACGCCTCCGCGCCCGACGATCGCCCCTTGGAGCTCCAGGTAGTGAGCGCCGTGCGGGCGCTGGTTTCGGGGGGCGACGTGCTGGTGTTCCTGCCCGGGGCCGGCGAGATCCGTCGCGCCCAGAGCGCGCTTTCGGCGCTCGCCGAGAAGGAGCGGCTGTTGGTGCTGCCGCTGCACGGGAACGCAAGCGTCGACGAGCAGAATCGCGCCGTGGAGCCGGCCGAGCGGCGCAAGGTGATCCTGAGCACCAACGTCGCGGAATCCTCCGTGACCATCGACGGGGTGACGGCCGTGGTGGACAGCGGGCTCGCGCGCGTCGCGACCCACTCGCCCTGGAGCGGGCTGTCCAAGCTGAGCGTCCAGAAGGTGAGCCGCGCCTCCGCCATCCAGCGCGCCGGACGTGCTGGCCGAACGGCGCCAGGGCGCGTGATCCGGTTGTACACGCGGGGCGACTTTCAGGCGCGCCCGGAGCAGGACAAGCCAGAGATCGAGCGCGCGGATCTTTCGGAGCTCGAGCTGGTGCTCCACGGCAGCGGCGTCGGCGATGCCGGCGCGGTGGAGTGGCTCACGCCGCCTCCGGCCGCGGCCCTCGGCGCCGCGCGCACGCTGCTCTCGGATCTGGGCGCCGTGACCGACGCAAAGGTCACCGACGTAGGACGACGCATGCTCGACTTCCCGCTGCACCCGCGGCTCTCTCGCCTGTTGGTGGAGGGCGAAGCACGCGGCGTGGCGAAGCGCGCGGCGCTGGTCGCCGCGCTGCTGTCGGAGCGGGACATTCGCTCCGGCGCGCGGACGAGCTTCGGCGGCGGCCAAGCGCTGGATGGCGCGCGCGGCCCATCGGACGTGCTGGAGCTGGTGGATCGCTTCGAGGAAGCCGCCGAGGCGCGCTTCTCGCGCAGCGTGATCGGTGCCGCGAGGTTGGACGCCGGGGCGGTGCGGGCCGTGGAGCGCGCCCGCAAACAGCTCGCCCGCCTGGTGCGGGAGCGCGGGCCGGAGCTCCACGGCTCGGAAGAGGAGGACGACGCGCTCCGGCTCTGCATCCTTTCGGCGTTCGTCGACCGCGTCGCGAAGCGGCTCGGTCCTGGACGCCGCGACCTTGCGCTCTCCGGCGGCGGCACCGCCAAGCTCTCCGAAGCCAGCGTGGTACACGACGCGGAGCTGATGGTCGCCGTGGACGTGGAAGGCGGGGCGCTCCGAGGCGGCGCCGTGGTGCGCCTGGCGAGCGCCGTGGAGCCCGAGTGGCTCTTGGACTCGGAGCGTTTGCAGGAGCTCGACACCGTGGAGTGGAACGCGAGCGCCGAGCGCGCCGAACGCGTCACGCGGCTCTCCTACGGTGCCGTGGTGCTCGAGGAGACGCGGGCCGTGGCTCCCCCGAGCGACGCGGCATCGGCCTTGGTGCTGCGCGCGGCCTTGGCCCGCGGCACCGGTCAATACGCGGCGCGGGCCGGCCTCGACGGCTTCCTCGCGCGGCTGGCCCTGCTTGGCGAAGCACTTCCGGAAGCGGCCTTCCCGGAGCTCGGCCCGAAGCCCATCGAGCACGCCCTCGAGGCCGCCAGCGCCGGCGTGGTGAGCCTCGCGGAGCTCGACGCCGGGGATCCGACCTTGGCGCTTTTCCACGAGCTGTCGCCCGATCAACAGCGGCTGCTCCGCGAGCAGGCCCCAGAGCACGTCACCCTCTTCGGTGGGCGCAGCGTGGAGGTCCACTACGAGGCCGGCAAGCCGCCATGGATCGCGTCACGCCTCCAGGATTTCTTCGGCATGGCGGACGGTCCCCGCGTCGCCAAGGGGCGCGTGCCGGTCACGCTGCACCTGCTCGCGCCCAATCGCCGTGCGGTGCAGGTCACCAGCGATCTGGCCGGCTTCTGGGAACGTCACTATCCGGCGCTGCGGCGCGAGCTCGGCCGCCGCTATCCGAAGCACAGCTGGCCCGAGGACGGCCGCAGCGCCAAGCCTCCGGCGCCGGGGCGGCTGCGCTGA